TAGGCCCTCCCACAGTGGTTAGTTTGTTGATTATTATTTGTTTCAGATGGAAGGATGCCACACTCCACGATGCTGAGCCAGAGTCTGGATGTGTCGGAGACCGAGTGTAGCCAGGGATCCCGCACCCGGCGACTGCTGCCCCAAGTGCCCCTAGGGGACAAATCAGAGAGTCCAGTCCCCTGCGTCCTCATCCGCCACGACCCCTATCTGGACTGCGAGCTTCCTGAACGAGGGTCGGGGACGCCCGCTCAGCAGGACTCTGCCCAGAGGCTCTGCGTCCAGGACGATGTTGACCCGGACAGCCTGAGTGACACCAGCCGCTCAGAGGACGGCTCTATCCTGGAGAGGAAGAaccgggggaggggggtggccgGCACGCTGTCCTCCCCAGGGGACAGTGCACCCTGGGGGATCGTTCAGGAGCCGCCTGCACAGACACCCAAATCCACCTCCTTCTACATTGGGTCTGACGACGGGTCACAAGGTCGGCCAGAAGCGTCCAGGAGCCCGCTGTCATCGCAGTCTGAGAGGGACCCGTCTCCTCGGACGCCCCCGACTACCGTCCTGATCCGCCACCTGAGTGGACACGAGCCGCGGCGCAGCGTGAAGCCCAACTCCTCGGCACCCAACCTCCAGACCCACGACCGCGATTCCGTGCCCACCAAGGACCCGGCGTCGGCCTCCGGGGCGTTCGTCCGGCAGGAGAGCTTCACCAAGGAGCGCACAAGCGACGACGTCCAGGTCAAGAGGCTGCCACACATCTCCAGCCACCCCACCCTCAGGGACCTGGAGCGGGCGGAGGCTGGCCACGAGCCCCCGGCTTTCCTCCAGGAGGCCGAGCGGGCCTTCAGCTCCCCCGAGGACAAGCACTCGTCTCGCGACGGGAAGACAGGGGAGGACTCGATGTCCGGGGAGTCGGACGTGGACACAGCCAGTACGGTCAGTATGGTGAGCAGTAAGAACGCTCCAGTGACGGCCCCCAAGAAGCGGCTGGGGAGTTCCGGAACGCAGAAGGAGCGGTCCGGGCAGGACAAGGGACGGCAGCCCACGGCTCGGGAGCGCCTGTCGGAGAAGCGCCGGAGTCACACCACCACCACGAGTGACAGTGCGGCGAAAGCCGGGGCTGCACAACGCTTGCAGCTTCGCCGGAGCGCCGGGAATCGGGGCTCCCTGGACCTGTCCGAGGGTCAGCAGAACCACGGCCAGAACCACTGGGCGGATGCTGCCTCTTCTTCCGACCACGAGTCCAGTTCCCGTGCCGCAGCCCGGAAAAGGCTGAGTGCCCCTCCACTGAAGGAGGAAGCACCCAGCAAGACGCCCAGCAAGGTCACTCCGCAGGTTCTGACCCGGTCCAACAGCCTTTCCGCACCACGTCCCACTCGGGCCTCCATGTTGAGGCGGGCCCGCCTCGGCGAGACCTCAGATAACGAGGGAACTGAAACTGACCGCGCCTCCCAAAGTTCGGACCATGGCAAAACTCCTGCAGATAGCAAGAAACTGTCGCGGCTCGACATCCTGGCCATGCCACGGAAAAGGACCGGGTCCTTCACTGCCCCGAGCGACACGGAGTCCACCTCAGGCAGGACCGCTCCGTCCACCCGCACTTCCGAACCCGCCGGTGGCTCACGCAAGGCTGCCCCGGGAGAACCCAAACAGGGGACGACCAAGACAGCATCAGCAACAGCGAAGCTCCCCTCCGCCCGTACCCGGTCCAGCACCGCCAAGCACACCAATGCAGCAGGTGCGAAATCCCACAAACACCAGCAAGGTAACAAAGATGCTGAAGCTACACATGCAGTCAATTACACATGCAGCGGcgcatttcccaaaaccatagttgctaacctgttagcaacttagttggttggcaatgggaaattgcattgcaaccaacaaagttgctaacttagttagcaactatggttttgggaaacgcgcccctgCATGTGTAATTGACTGCATTGATTGATCAGTAAGGCAACCAAAGTGCAGACATCTGCATACCATGTTATAGACCTCAGATGTCTACGGCCTTGTAACAGTAGTGAAGGTGGGAATATACAGGCTACACATTAAATAAGATGGTACTGTGTTCTTAGAAGCTGGAAATATGTGCCCTGTAGTGCTACTCGATTATGGCATAAATCATAATCACAATCATTCGGGTCAGTATTGagatcatgatttttttttatttgcaaacatcattgacattacagaaaatgcaacactacgacatgcacatgaacactacatacgacaaacagacgtacattacataaacacatactgtaacttaacaagacatcacattgacttggcttccacaaacataacacaacataacattaataacagaaaggctaaggatgatttgcgtccaggatgattacagatatgattatcagggatgaaattgatgaccggaatgaaaagaaggggggatgggggggggtgcggatggtagctctaagagtgtgaatgaggtggtgttgggatgggggtggggatggggggtgaggggtagtgagtatgtgaggatgtatgtgtgtgtgtgtgtgtgcgcatatgtataaggctggcttaaggccaggaggagagaagctggaacatagagagggagggtttcagaggagaggagttgtaattattctatttatgataagtataataataggaataactgattgcctggttgattgcctgactgattgccaacctgggcacccattaatggccacagttccacccagcccctgcagttatactgtgacgagctgacagaggggaggacctgcgtgccacccatcgccacaggcccccagcatatgcacacatcccccactaccacgaccaaccacacctcgcccccagaccttcacccaacacgccactcttgacctaaatatgtatgaggtcatgatTATTTGACACATTACAGTTACGACTGTAAAGCAAAGGGGACTTCGTTGGAAgtcatcaaaaataaaattcgATTTTGATGAATTGCACAGCCCTACCCTACAGTATATACAAAGATGGGAAAGATACAATAAACACAACATTTGAGGATAAAGAAACATCTTTGACAGTAGCCATGTTAaacactcctccactcctcctctgtgtgtgtgtgtgtgtgtgtgtgtgtgtatgtgtgtgtgtgtgtgtgtccagcaggaGCCCGTCGGAAGCAGAAGGGCTCGGACTACTCGTCCACCtctgaggaggagcaggaggtgaGCTCGGGCAGCCAGAAGCACAAGCGTTCGCACGCCTCCGCCTCCACGCAGACCACGCAGGCCCTGAAGGTCACGCCCGTCCGCTCCAAGTCCATCTCGCTGGAGcccgaggaggaggagcagaacgAGCATTTCCAGAACTGGTCCACACACAGCGCTGAGATAGCCAGGTAGCCATAGTGAGAGCCCCGAGACATTCAACACATCAGTTAGGCCTGCAAAACATCTTGCATTGCTGAGAAACACAGTAACAGAATGTTTTATTTGATTAAGTAAACCCTCAATTTAGCTGCAACTCAGCTGTTTCTTGGCATACCAAGAACATTTCATAGTAAAGAACATGTGCAAGACTGTGTACGTACAGTATTTTGGGTCTTGTGTCCACCTTGCAGGTTGAGTCAGGACCTGGCCAAAGATCTGGCGATCCTTGCCCGTGAGATCCACGATGTGGCGGGTGATGGCGACTCCCAGAGCTCCGGCATGGGCACAACCACCTCCCCCAGCTCCATGCCAAACACGCCCGCCTCTAACATCTCTGCCCGGGAGGAAGTAAGTCCCGTCTCCCTATGCCCCCACACTCATGGCCTCATTTCCCATCATGTAAACCAGTCTCCCATACATGCAGTGCAACTGCCGTCGGCGGCCATGTTGCCCAGATCCATAATGGCTGACCTGCAGTGCTCCTCACCCAGAGAATGCACAACATAGCAGAGGTGGCTTGGTGGAACCCTTTTGACAGGGATGGTCCAGACGTTTGTGAAAAGTTCTTGTTTTGAATCGGAGCTCTTTTTGACGGTGTTCACCAGtgtttcttccttctctctcgtgCAGAGGCCATATGCATCATTGCAGGGGGTCCTGTCATCCCAGGTGCTTAAATCATTGTTCACGAGTTCATTTGTACTCCACTAACTTGCAGATGGTTGCATTTCTCACTTGCTTTGCAAATAAAAGATCTCACGGATGTGGTGCTTTTTCCCCCCATCATAAATAAATTTTTCTTAGCGACTAACAGGGCACATTCAATCAAGGCATTTAGTTTCTATTACTGCTAATCCTACTATTTTCTTAACCATCACGCTAAATGATCTTGATTGGATACTATCATAAGGCCGTGAAGTGGCTTTGCGAGCACCAGCTTGTGGATGGCATGATGTGCTGTGTGTACTTAGCGATGTATCAGGCTTTGCTTTAACTGCATGCACTACTCACCCGCAAAGGTTTgctgagaaataagcatttCTGAGCAAACTACACTAAGGCATTCTGTGTCACTCAGTGGCCAAACTTTTCCTGGTAACTGAGATCACCTAATTTGTGTCCAGACGTCTTTGTGGATCTAACAGCGTTGTGTCAGTTTATCTCAGAGGCTCACCTGCTGTTTTGTGTGTCCAGTTGGTACAGCACATACCAGAGGCCAGTCTGAACTACCAGAAAGTTCCACCAGGTTCCCTCAGTCCCCTGGAGCAGGATTCCAATATGAATGAACAAGAATCGAAGCGACGCCCCTGGAATAGGGAAGAGGTGTGCTGCTTTCTACTGTCTCTTTTGTTAAAGTGAAGtgactggtatttagcagatgcttttatctttTTAGTTGCTTTTAAGTGACGTGTAGCCTACTGGCAACAACAGGTTCAGGATTTGAACCCGGTCTGACCGATTCTCatactataatataatataatataatataatataatcaaAGGAATTTGCTTAAAAGTTTTCCATCCCTTCTGTCACAGGTCATTCTGGACAATCTCATGCTGAACCCTGTCTCCCAGCTCTCCCAGGCCATTCGAGAGAATACAGAGCAGCTCACGGAGAAAATGAAGTAAGGGCTCTATCCATTTTTTCATGACATAGCCAGGGGTTGGAATTACAGGGTTTTTTTTATCAATCAGGCTCAGTATTTGCTCTGTATTTGagttttaaataataaaaataataagagCTATTTGCGTTTGAAAGGAATATTGGGGTTGATTTCCTGCCTTGGTTGTTTTCAGGGTCATGTTCCGGAACAAGACAGAGGTGTGGGAGGAAATTGAGGCAAAGATTAATGCTGAGAATGAAGTCCCTATCCTGAAAACATCTAATAAGGTTTCAAATTTCCACTTGGTAGCCATTTTAAGTGCTACATTTTCAATCCAGCACTCTTCAAAATAGCTGTTAATAATATATTCGTCCTTGCATCACAGGAAATCTCTTCAATCCTGCAAGAGTTGAGGAGAGTTCAGAGACAGTTGGAGGGTAAGTAAACAAAATTATTGTATGTTTTCATTTGGGCTACTCTGGCTCTTTGTGTAAGAATGGGAAAGTGCAAAAGCAAATACAGTCTAAAAGTGGAATCAAATGCAAAGGTTCGGCAAGCATCGCATGTCTGTCACTTGGTTGGCATGTTGACAAAACTTGAAAATGTTTGCTTGgttcttttttctttatctctGTGTCACTGAAGTTATCAACACCATCGTGGAGCCCAGTGGAAGTCCCAAGATGGCGGCCACTGCCTCCCCTACAGCGGTCACGCCAAGACACACCTCCAAAGCCAAGACTCCTTCACAGGCCCGGCCCTCTGGCGGCCGCTTCACTGGCCCCACCACACCTAACGCTAACGAAAGAACCAAGAGGGGCACGCGTGGATCAGATGACCAGAAGTACTTGGTCTGATGCAGTTTGTATCAAGTCTATGAGTCCTGAGGAAAGTTAGGGAGTAATGCTGTAtttaagacaaaaaaaagaaatgctgACATGTTGCACAAGCTTTGAAGGCAAAACTGTATATGTACAAAACAGCTAGAGCTTGTTTGCTTTGCTTAAACAAGTGTATCGATGTCTACATGCCTGTGTGATTGGTTGGTGTCCCTTTGGTGAAGTGAGAGGAGGTTGGTCTTTAAAGGACCCATGAATCCCATGGGATCCCTGTTCCATAATGTGAGACCCATTTTGTGGCACATCTGTTGTGTCCTGTGCTATGATAGCCATAGCATAGATTATGTTGTATCTATTGACGTAAGATGAGCGGAAGGTGGGGTGAGGGGCAGCAATACTATGGGCCAAAACAGTGTAGCATACCAGAATGATCCATGCGGGCttccttttatttttcttttgttcGATTTAGCCAGGGTATGTTCACTGACTTCTATACTAAAGGAAATAGTAAATTATAATTGATTGGTATGGTGATAATGTTTTTTGAATGTGGTTGTCAGGAATTATCTTTGATCCCTAAAGCGTTTTTAATGAATGTTGTGATGTAGATTGTCATGA
The nucleotide sequence above comes from Alosa sapidissima isolate fAloSap1 chromosome 6, fAloSap1.pri, whole genome shotgun sequence. Encoded proteins:
- the cep170bb gene encoding centrosomal protein of 170 kDa protein B isoform X2, which gives rise to MSVTSWFLVSSSGMRHRLPREMIFVGREDCELMLQSRSVDKQHAVINYNPATDEHLVKDLGSLNGTFVNDLRIPDQTYITLKLSDVVRFGYDSHVYVLERSQHKVPEEALKHEKYTSQLQMGLKASEGKRQEIMEDRSKLERSERKSLTEPPVPRPTPLYGQPSWWGEEDAGHKKQHGDGRRPEDSHPDIQVSMPGEGKVNGALPDYRDLQGKSVSFPYHREPSYFEIPTKEFQTSPTPPVLTPTAPSAHHHHHHHGKPSAQELNEIPTKDTDAPPLPPPPPPTATPPVVQSHASFTIEFDECAPGKIKIKDHVTKFSSRPRGKTHSGAKGLAHTPTEVMSAECKVADWLVHSDVSMMRRQPTCEDVYSTKSDLAMNIKTLRGHHHDDGTQSDSEDPVLKGKRSKSRQSVQSQESIPSHLSVPTSEPLPPQPPGQLSPPKLAPPSPVAPQDLVCLSPQEAPSPPQVRQPHADPPSQQAFVIEFFDDNPRKKRSQSFTANPDSYSALRAKLERRKGSGHSGERPASVHGHPPPTQQMTVPLKGSAHGHPHPPGPQRSSSLKREKTEETSSGGGHGGGGSHSPSPPGPAASRPALRQFGSAGRKSRLAQEFAAELLKESPPPPPMSAPPVLTAAPSQTFLPSPGDLSGPGSVSYPSSPSQCTTTYPTRPPAAPQSPLPTSHSPPVPQEVPVPTSSLPAEPSQMPPSISMTESFSMSTSVSISISGVDPRTSRAMRTEEEDSLSDAGTYTIETESQDKEVEEARSMIDQVFGVLDSPEYSGPTLCVTRPVIEDGREEHPVTHSPADLASATIQGLNIPKHSPDPAQTQLQASQNSPKWMSRWASLADSYTEPGAPGGSPQMEPDRDGRMPHSTMLSQSLDVSETECSQGSRTRRLLPQVPLGDKSESPVPCVLIRHDPYLDCELPERGSGTPAQQDSAQRLCVQDDVDPDSLSDTSRSEDGSILERKNRGRGVAGTLSSPGDSAPWGIVQEPPAQTPKSTSFYIGSDDGSQGRPEASRSPLSSQSERDPSPRTPPTTVLIRHLSGHEPRRSVKPNSSAPNLQTHDRDSVPTKDPASASGAFVRQESFTKERTSDDVQVKRLPHISSHPTLRDLERAEAGHEPPAFLQEAERAFSSPEDKHSSRDGKTGEDSMSGESDVDTASTVSMVSSKNAPVTAPKKRLGSSGTQKERSGQDKGRQPTARERLSEKRRSHTTTTSDSAAKAGAAQRLQLRRSAGNRGSLDLSEGQQNHGQNHWADAASSSDHESSSRAAARKRLSAPPLKEEAPSKTPSKVTPQVLTRSNSLSAPRPTRASMLRRARLGETSDNEGTETDRASQSSDHGKTPADSKKLSRLDILAMPRKRTGSFTAPSDTESTSGRTAPSTRTSEPAGGSRKAAPGEPKQGTTKTASATAKLPSARTRSSTAKHTNAAGAKSHKHQQGARRKQKGSDYSSTSEEEQEVSSGSQKHKRSHASASTQTTQALKVTPVRSKSISLEPEEEEQNEHFQNWSTHSAEIARLSQDLAKDLAILAREIHDVAGDGDSQSSGMGTTTSPSSMPNTPASNISAREERPYASLQGVLSSQLVQHIPEASLNYQKVPPGSLSPLEQDSNMNEQESKRRPWNREEVILDNLMLNPVSQLSQAIRENTEQLTEKMKVMFRNKTEVWEEIEAKINAENEVPILKTSNKEISSILQELRRVQRQLEVINTIVEPSGSPKMAATASPTAVTPRHTSKAKTPSQARPSGGRFTGPTTPNANERTKRGTRGSDDQKYLV